A region of the Streptomyces sp. NBC_00442 genome:
GAGCAGCGAGGGTGCGATCGGCGGCAGCCGGGCCTTCGCGTGGCTGCTCGTGATCACCGGCGCCGCCGGTGTGCTGGCGGCCTGGGTGATCACGCTCGACAAGTTCAAGCTCCTGGAGAACCCGAACTTCGTGCCGGGGTGCAGCCTCAACCCGGTCGTGTCCTGCGGCAACATCATGAAGAGCCACCAGGCGGCGGCCTTCGGCTTCCCGAACCCGATGCTGGGTCTGGTGACCTACGGCATCGTCGTCTGCGTCGGCATGAGCATCCTGGCCGGCGGCCGTTTCCGCCGCTGGTACTGGCTGACCTTCAACGCGGGCACCCTGTTCGGCGTCTGCTTCGTCAGCTGGCTCCAGTTCCAGTCGCTGTACCGCATCAACTCGCTCTGCCTGTGGTGCTGCCTGGCGTGGGTCGCCACGATCCTGATGTTCTGGTACGTGACGTCGTTCAACCTCCGCAAGGGCCTGCTGCCGGCGCCGCGCTGGGCCAAGAACTTCCTCTCCGAGTTCACCTGGGTGCTGCCCGTGCTGCACATCGGGATCATCGGCATGCTGATCCTGACGCGCTGGTGGGACTTCTGGACCAGCTGACCGGCTGCCCGCCGACCTGCGTCGCCGCAGGCCGGCGGCGTTGTCAGTGGCGTGCCCTAGGCTCGTGGACGTGGAACCCGATCTCTTCACCGCAGCCGCAGAGGACCGCCAAGAGAAAGACCCGGCGGGCAGCCCCCTGGCCGTACGGATGCGCCCGCGCGTCCTGGACGAGGTGGTCGGCCAGCAGCACCTCCTGAAGCAGGGTTCGCCGCTGCGGCGGCTGGTGGGGGAGGGCGCGGGCGGCCCGGCAGGACCGTCCTCGGTGATCCTCTGGGGCCCGCCGGGCACGGGCAAGACGACGCTGGCGTACGTGGTGTCCAAGGCCACGAACAAGCGGTTCGTCGAGCTCTCGGCGATCACTGCCGGGGTCAAGGAGGTCCGCGCGGTCATCGACGGCGCGCGTCGCGCCATCGGAGGCTTCGGCAAGGAGACCGTCCTCTTCCTCGACGAGATCCACCGCTTCTCCAAGGCCCAGCAGGACTCCCTGCTCCCGGCGGTCGAGAACCGCTGGGTCACGCTGATCGCGGCGACGACGGAGAACCCGTACTTCTCGGTGATCTCCCCCCTGCTCTCCCGCTCCCTGCTGCTCACGCTCGAACCGCTCACCGACGACGACCTGCGGGCCCTGATCCAGCGGGCGCTCGTGGAGGAGCGAGGCCTGGGCTCGGCGGTCACCCTTCCCTCGGACGCCGAGGCGCATCTGCTGCGCATCGCGGGCGGCGACGCGCGCCGCGCGCTGACCGCCCTCGAGGCGGCGGCCGGTTCGGCCCTCGCCAAATCGGAGCAGGAGATCACGCTCCAGACGGTCGAGGAGACCGTCGACCGGGCGGCCGTGACGTACGACAAGGGCGGCGACCAGCACTACGACGTGGCGAGCGCGCTGATCAAGTCGATCCGCGGCTCCGACGTCGACGCGGCGCTGCACTACCTGGCCCGCATGATCGAAGCCGGCGAGGACCCGCGCTTCATCGCGCGCCGCCTCATCATCTCCGCGAGCGAGGACATCGGCCTGGCCGATCCGACCGCGCTGCCGACGGCGGTCGCCGCGGCGCAGGCGGTGGCCCTCATTGGGTTCCCCGAGGCCGCCCTGACCCTCAGCCACGCCACGATCGCGCTGGCCCTCGCCCCGAAGTCCAACTCCGCGACGACGGCGATCGCCGCCGCGATGGAGGACGTCCGCAAGGGCCTGGCGGGCCCCGTCCCGCCCCATCTGCGGGACGGTCACTACAAGGGCGCGGCCAAGCTGGGCCATGCCCAGGGCTATGTCTATCCGCACGACGTGCCGGGCGCCATCGCGCCCCAGCAGTACGCCCCGGACGCGGTGGCGGACAGGCGCTACTACGAGCCGACGCGCTACGGGGCGGAGGCGCGGTACGCGGACGTGGTGGAGAAGGTGCGGGAGCGCCTGGGCCGGGCCGGCGAGTAGCCCAGCCCTCATCTAGGCCCAGCCCTCATCTAGGCCCCGCTCTCAGCCGGCCGCCACCTCGAAGAGCCGGTGCAGGGCGCGGCGCAGTGCCGTGATGTCGTGCACCGGCTCGGGGAAGTCGAAGCGCGCGTCGAAGGTGTGACCGTCGACCCGGACGAAGCGCACACGCAGACCGAACCGGTCGAGCGCCAGCGGCGTGACGCGTGCCACGTCCTCGCGCTCCACAAGACCGCACAGCAGCCCCACCCGCTCGCCGTGCGCCGAGGCCAGATGCTGGAGCAGTTCGGTCTCGTGCCGTACCAGCGGATCGGGCTCCGCCGAGGCGAACTCCTCGGCGTCCACGCTGCTCGCGCCCCACAGGTCGTCCACGCAGGCGTCGCCGACTTCCAGGCGCAGCATCATGCGGCCGGGGCCCGCCTGGCCGGGTACCAGGGTCAGCCAGCCGGAGACCCAGGCGCGGCCCCGGATACGGTGGGGGACGGAGACCGGAGCCACGTCCGTGATCTCCAGGACCGCCCGCACCTCGTCGTCCTGCGCGTGCGTGGCGGCCCGTACGGCCGGGGAATCGGCGGGGAGGACGAGGAAGACGTCGCCGTCGGGACCGACGCTGCGGACGTCGGCGGCGAGCTGCTCCGGGCGGGCCGCCGTGAGGCCCGGTACGAGCAGCACCGCCGAGCAGGTACTATGTACGAGAGTTCGTGTGCGCTCGGCTGCTGACGGCATCCGCGCGATTTCAAGTCCGCTGGGACGCGGCTGACCACGATCTGATCGGACCTCCGTCACGTGACCGGCCCCGTGCTTCGACTGCGGGCTGGTGGAGTCGACCCCTCCTTCGGGAGCAGGGTCGCCCTTCTTCGTGTTGTCCGTGATGTGACTGGTGTTCCCCGGACGCGACATGCGATCTCCTTGAGTAAGGTGAGCCTAACCTAACCCAACCATGGAGGTTTGGAGAACGTGCCTAACCAGTCGCGTCCCAAGGTCAAGAAGTCCCGTGCGCTCGGCATCGCGCTGACGCCGAAGGCCGTCAAGTACTTCGAGGCCCGCCCCTACCCGCCGGGCGAGCACGGCCGTGGCCGCAAGCAGAACTCGGACTACAAGGTCCGTCTGCTCGAGAAGCAGCGTCTGCGCGCCCAGTACGACATCAGCGAGCGCCAGATGGCGCGCGCCTACGACCGCGCCAAGAAGGCCGAAGGCAAGACGGGCGAGGCGCTGGTCGTCGAGCTCGAGCGCCGCCTCGACGCGCTGGTCCTGCGTTCGGGCATCGCCCGCACCATCTACCAGGCCCGCCAGATGGTCGTGCACGGTCACATCCAGGTCAACGGTGGCAAGGTCGACAAGCCGTCGTTCCGCGTCCGTCCCGACGACGTCGTGACGGTCCGCGAGCGCAGCCGCGAGAAGGTCCCCTTCCAGGTCGCCCGCGAGGGTGGCTACGCCGGCGAGGGCGAGACCCCGCGCTACCTCCAGGTGAACCTGAAGGCCCTGGCCTTCCGCCTGGACCGCGACCCGAACCGCAAGGAAATCCCGGTCATCTGCGACGAGCAGCTCGTCGTCGAGTACTACGCCCGCTGATCACGGCGTAATACCGGAGCCTCAGCGCTTCAGCCCGCCGTCCCCCCGCTCCACACGGAGCGGGAGGCGGCGGGCTTCCGCATGTCCGGCCCCGTCGTGCGGCTGCGTCCCGTCGTGCGGCTGCGCCTCCTGGTGCGGCGCCAACTCCCGTGCCCCGTCGGCCTCCTGGCCGCTCCCCAGCGCACGCGCCACCGCCGTCCCCGCCTCGATCCGCGAGCCCCGGCGCCGGTGCTCCTCGTACGCCCGGTCGCCCAGGCGCTCCCTCGTACGCTCCTCGCACAGCACGTGCGCGGCGTAGAAGTAGGCCGAGCCGAACAGGGGCAGGCCCACCGACGGCCAGATCCGCTCGGCCGCGCCCTGGAGCACGGCCGCCTCCACCGGATCCCCGGTGTCCACGGCGACGAGCGCCAGCATCTCCAGGGTGAGCACCGTGCCCACCAGGTCGTGGAAGGCATGGCTCACGGAGAGGGTCTCCCGCAGCAGCCGGCGCGCCCCGTCCGGGTCGCCGCCCACCCAGGCCGCGTAGCCGAGGACGTACTGCGCATAGGCGCGGGTCCAGCGCTCCCCGTGGTCGTCGCACACCTCCACGACCTGCTCGCACACCGCCACCGCCTCGTCGAGCCGGCCCCGGAACCCCACCGCCATCGCCATCTCGACCTGGCCCATCAGCACATTGCTGTTGAGCTCCCCGACCTCCTCGTACCCGGCGAGCGCGGCACGCAGCAGCTCCTCGGCGCGCGGCATGTCGTCGGTGACCAGGGCCAGACACCCCGAGCGGTGCACGGCGTACGCCGCCGCCACCACGTCGCCGCGCAGCTCGGCCTCCTCGCGGCACTCCTGCAACGCGGCGATCGCCGCCACCGCGTCGCCCTGGAGCACCGCCACATAGCCGAGCACCCACAAGGCCTTCAGGCGCGAACTGTCGTGCTCGCTCTCGGCGTCCAGGACCTGCGTCAGCCAGTGCCGTCCCTCCGCCAGCCGCCCGCAGCCGACCCAGCAGAACCACAGCGTGCCCGCCAGATACTGGGCCAGGTGCGTGTCCTCGGGCGAGGTCAGCGAGAACTCCATCGCGGCCCGCAGATTGGGCAGTTCGCCCTCCACCCGGGTCGCGACCTCGGTCTGGCGGGGACTGAACCAGTCCAGCTCGCACCAGGTGGCGAGCCCCAGGTACCAGTCGCGATGACGTCGGTGGAGACGCTCGGCGTCCCCCGTCTCGGCAAGCCACTCGGCGCCGTACTCGCGGACCGTGTCCAGCAGGCGGTAGCGCACGCCGCCCGCGCCGTCCTCACGCACCACGAGCGACTGGTCGATCAGCTCGCCGAGCACGTCGAGCACCTCCTCCTGCGGAAGATCGGCGCCCACGCAGATGTACTCGACGGCCTCCAGATCGAAGGTGCCCGCGAACACCGAGAGCCGCGCCCACAGCAGTCGCTGCGCCGCCGTGCACAGCTCATGGCTCCAGCCGATGGTCGTCCGCAGCGTCCGGTGGCGGGGGAGCGCGCCCCGCCCGCCGCCCGTGAGCAGCCGGAACCGGTCGTCGAGACGGCGAAGGAGCTGCTCCACCGAGAGCGCGCCGAGCCGGCCCGCCGCCAGTTCGAGGGCGAGCGGGATCCCGTCGAGCCGGCGGCACAGCTCGGCGGCCGCCGTCTCGTGACCCTCGGCCGGCCGCTCGCCGGCCCGCGCGGCCGCCGCGCGCTCGGCGAAAAGCGCCAGCGCGTCCGCGTCGTCCAGCGGGGCCAGCGTGAACACCTGCTCGCCGTCGATCCGCAGCGGCAGCCGCCCCGCGGCGAGCACCCGCAAACCCGGGCAGCCGCGCATGAGTTCCCGCACGAGCTCGGCGCAGGCGTCCACCAACTGCTCGAACCCGTCGACCACCAGCAGGAGTTCGCGCTCCGCGAGATGGTCGAGCAGCAGATGGCGCGGAGCTCGCGCCGTGCGGTCGGCGAGACCGAGGGCCTCGACGACGGCATGGTCGAGCAGCCCGGGATCGTTGAGACAGGACAGCTCGACCAGCCGGACGCCGTCGCAGTACCGTTCCTGCTCGGCCGCGGTGGCCGCCGCCCGCAGCGCGAGCCGGGTCTTGCCGACGCCGCCGACGCCGGTCACCGTCACCATGCGCGCATCGCGGAGCAGACGGTCGAGACGGGCCAGGTCTCGGTCTCGCCCGACGAAGCGGTTCAACTCTGCGGGCAGATGGGAGCGCATGGAACACGCAGCGTACTCAAGGGTATGCACTGCGTACAATCGGCTTGGGCAACTCCGCTTGTGGCGGGCCGGGATGCGGTAGGGGAAGCGATCCTCGGCGCGATAGGCTCACAGGGCTGTATTTTTCGAGGTTTTCGAGTTCCGACAGGTTGCGGGGAGCGGTGCAAGTGTCCGGTGGTGAGGTGGCCGGGATCCTGGTGGCCGTCTTCTGGGCGATCCTGGTGTCCTTCCTCGCGGTCGTTCTCGTGAGGCTGGCCCAGACGCTGAAGGCGACGACCCGCCTGGTCGCGGACGTGACCGACCAGGCGATCCCCCTGCTCGCGGACGCCTCCACCGCGGTGCGCTCCGCCCAGACCCAGCTGGCCCGGGTCGACGCCATCGCCTCGGACGTCCAAGAGGTCACCTCCAACGCGTCCGCGCTGTCCACCACCGTCGCCTCCACCTTCGGGGGGCCGCTGGTGAAGGTGGCCGCCTTCGGATACGGAGTGCGCCGCGCGCTCGGCCGCAAGGGCGCCGAACCCGCCGACCCGCAGGCTCGGCAGGGCCGGCGAACCGTGATCGTCGGGCGGACCGTGCCGTCCGCACGGCGCTCCAAGCGAAAGGGCTGACGCTTCGATGTTCCGCCGTACGTTCTGGTTCACCGCGGGCGCGGCCGCCGGAGTCTGGGCCACCACCAAGGTCAACCGGAAGCTGAAACAACTGACGCCCGAGAGCCTGGCCGCGCGCACCGCCGACAAGGCGGTCGAGGCCGGCCACCGGCTCAAGGACTTCGCCCTCGACATCAAGTCCGGCATGGCGCAGCGCGAGGCCGAACTCAACGACGTCCTGGGCATCGGCGAGAGCGAGGTGCGCGAACTCCCCGCGCAGCGCCGCCTCGTCGCGATCGAAACCGCGCAAGAGCGGTACAGCAAGCAGCAGTACCCCAAGCATTCGTACAACCGGAATGAGGACCACTGATGGAGTCGGCCGAGATTCGCCGCCGCTGGCTGAGCTTCTTCGAGGAGCGCGGGCACACCGTCGTCCCTTCGGCGTCGCTCATCGCGGACGACCCGACTCTGCTGCTCGTCAACGCGGGCATGGTCCCCTTCAAGCCGTACTTCCTCGGTGAGACCAAGCCGCCCGCCCCGCGCGCCACCAGCGTGCAGAAGTGCGTGCGCACGCCGGACATCGAAGAGGTCGGCAAGACCACCCGGCACGGCACGTTCTTCCAGATGTGCGGCAACTTCTCCTTCGGGGACTACTTCAAGGAAGGCGCCATCAAGTACGCCTGGGAGCTGCTCACCGGCTCCGTGGCGGACGGCGGCTACGGCCTGGAGGCCGAGAAGCTCTGGATCACCGTCTACCTCGACGACGACGAGGCCGAGACGATCTGGCGCGACGTGATCGGCGTGCCCGCCGAGCGCATCCAGCGCCTGGGCAAGAAGGACAACTTCTGGTCCATGGGCGTGCCCGGACCGTGCGGGCCCTGCTCCGAGATCAACTACGACCGCGGCCCCGAATTCGGCGTCGAGGGCGGCCCGGCCGTCAACGACGAGCGGTACGTGGAGATCTGGAACCTGGTCTTCATGCAGTACGAGCGCGGCGCCGGCGAGAACAAGGAGGACTTCCCGATCCTCGGGGACCTGCCCTCCAAGAACATCGACACCGGCCTGGGTCTCGAACGCCTCGCGATGATCCTGCAGGGCGTGCAGAACATGTACGAGACCGACACCCTGCGCGTCGTCATGGACAAGGCCACCGAGCTGACCGGCGTGCGCTACGGCGACCAGCACACGTCCGACGTCTCGATGCGTGTGGTCGCCGACCACATCCGCACGTCCGTGATGCTCATCGGCGACGGTGTGACGCCGGGCAACGAGGGCCGCGGCTATGTGCTGCGCCGCATCATGCGCCGCGCCATCCGCAACATGCGCCTCATGGGCGCCACCGGTCCGGTCGTGCGGGACCTGATCGACGTCGTGATCAAGACGATGGGCCAGCAGTACCCCGAGCTCGTCACCGACCGCAAGCGCATCGAGACGGTCGCCCTCGCCGAAGAGGCCGCCTTCCTCAAGGCACTGCGCGGCGGCACCAACATCCTGGACACCGCCATCACCGAGACCAAGGCCACCGGTGGCACGGTCCTGGCCGGCGACAAGGCGTTCCTGCTCCACGACACCTGGGGCTTCCCCATCGACCTCACCCTGGAAATGGCCGCCGAACAGGGCCTCTCCGTGGACGAGGACGGCTTCCGCCGCCTGATGAAGCAGCAGCGCGACCAGGCGAAGGCGGATGCCCGCGCCAAGAAGACCGGTCACGCCGACCTGTCCGCCTACCGCGAGGTGGCCGACGCCTCCGGCGCCACCGACTTCACCGGATACACCTCCACCGAGAACGAGTCGACCATCGTCGGCCTGCTCGTCGACGGTGTGCCCTCGCCCGCCGCGACCGAGGGCGACGAGGTCGAGGTCGTCCTCGACCGCAGCCCGTTCTACGCCGAGGGCGGCGGCCAGCTCGCCGACCAGGGCCGCATCAAACTCGACAGCGGCGCGGTCATCGAGGTCCGCGACGTGCAGAAGCCGGTTCCCGGCGTCCACGTGCACAAGGGTGTCGTCCAGGTCGGCGAGGTGACCGTCGGCGCGTCCGCGTACGCCGCCATCGACACCAGGCGTCGCCGCGCGATCGCCCGTGCCCACTCCGCGACGCACCTCACGCACCAGGCGCTGCGCGACGCGCTCGGCCCGACGGCGGCCCAGGCCGGCTCCGAGAACTCGCCGGGCCGCTTCCGCTTCGACTTCGGTTCGCCCGCCGCCGTTCCCGGCACGGTCCTCACTGACGTCGAGCAGAAGATCAACGAGGTCCTCGCCCGCGAGCTCGACGTGCAGGCCGAGGTCATGTCGATCGACGAGGCCAAGAAGCAGGGCGCCATCGCCGAGTTCGGCGAGAAGTACGGCGAGCGGGTCCGCGTCGTCACCATCGGCGACTTCTCCAAGGAGCTGTGCGGCGGCACCCACGTCCACAACACCGCCCAGCTCGGCCTGGTCAAGCTGCTCGGCGAGTCGTCCATCGGCTCCGGTGTGCGCCGCATCGAAGCCCTGGTCGGCGTCGACGCGTACAACTTCCTGGCGCGCGAGCACACGGTCGTCGCCCAGCTCCAGGAGCTGGTCAAGGGCCGTTCCGAAGAGCTGCCGGAGAAGATCTCGACCATGCTCGGCAAGCTGAAGGACGCCGAGAAGGAGATCGAGAAGTTCCGCGCGGAGAAGGTGCTCCAGGCCGCGGCCGGTCTCGTCGACTCCGCGAAGGACGTCCGCGGCACCGCTCTCGTCACCGGCCAGGTCCCCGACGGCACCTCCGCGGACGACCTGCGCAAGTTGGTCCTCGACGTGCGCGGCCGCATCCAGGGCGACCGCCCGGCGGTGGTCGCGCTGTTCACCACGGCCAACGGCCGCCCGGTCACCGTCATCGCCACCAACGAGGCCGCCCGCGAGCGCGGTCTCAAGGCCGGCGAGCTGGTCCGCACCGCCGCGAAGACCCTCGGCGGCGGGGGCGGCGGCAAGCCGGACGTCGCCCAGGGCGGCGGCCAGAACCCGGGCGCGATCGGCGACGCCATCGACGCCGTCGAGCGCCAGGTCGCCGAGTCCGCG
Encoded here:
- the alaS gene encoding alanine--tRNA ligase — its product is MESAEIRRRWLSFFEERGHTVVPSASLIADDPTLLLVNAGMVPFKPYFLGETKPPAPRATSVQKCVRTPDIEEVGKTTRHGTFFQMCGNFSFGDYFKEGAIKYAWELLTGSVADGGYGLEAEKLWITVYLDDDEAETIWRDVIGVPAERIQRLGKKDNFWSMGVPGPCGPCSEINYDRGPEFGVEGGPAVNDERYVEIWNLVFMQYERGAGENKEDFPILGDLPSKNIDTGLGLERLAMILQGVQNMYETDTLRVVMDKATELTGVRYGDQHTSDVSMRVVADHIRTSVMLIGDGVTPGNEGRGYVLRRIMRRAIRNMRLMGATGPVVRDLIDVVIKTMGQQYPELVTDRKRIETVALAEEAAFLKALRGGTNILDTAITETKATGGTVLAGDKAFLLHDTWGFPIDLTLEMAAEQGLSVDEDGFRRLMKQQRDQAKADARAKKTGHADLSAYREVADASGATDFTGYTSTENESTIVGLLVDGVPSPAATEGDEVEVVLDRSPFYAEGGGQLADQGRIKLDSGAVIEVRDVQKPVPGVHVHKGVVQVGEVTVGASAYAAIDTRRRRAIARAHSATHLTHQALRDALGPTAAQAGSENSPGRFRFDFGSPAAVPGTVLTDVEQKINEVLARELDVQAEVMSIDEAKKQGAIAEFGEKYGERVRVVTIGDFSKELCGGTHVHNTAQLGLVKLLGESSIGSGVRRIEALVGVDAYNFLAREHTVVAQLQELVKGRSEELPEKISTMLGKLKDAEKEIEKFRAEKVLQAAAGLVDSAKDVRGTALVTGQVPDGTSADDLRKLVLDVRGRIQGDRPAVVALFTTANGRPVTVIATNEAARERGLKAGELVRTAAKTLGGGGGGKPDVAQGGGQNPGAIGDAIDAVERQVAESA
- a CDS encoding vitamin K epoxide reductase family protein, producing the protein MTTTLDDVSSDSGHREVSSEGAIGGSRAFAWLLVITGAAGVLAAWVITLDKFKLLENPNFVPGCSLNPVVSCGNIMKSHQAAAFGFPNPMLGLVTYGIVVCVGMSILAGGRFRRWYWLTFNAGTLFGVCFVSWLQFQSLYRINSLCLWCCLAWVATILMFWYVTSFNLRKGLLPAPRWAKNFLSEFTWVLPVLHIGIIGMLILTRWWDFWTS
- the rpsD gene encoding 30S ribosomal protein S4; the protein is MPNQSRPKVKKSRALGIALTPKAVKYFEARPYPPGEHGRGRKQNSDYKVRLLEKQRLRAQYDISERQMARAYDRAKKAEGKTGEALVVELERRLDALVLRSGIARTIYQARQMVVHGHIQVNGGKVDKPSFRVRPDDVVTVRERSREKVPFQVAREGGYAGEGETPRYLQVNLKALAFRLDRDPNRKEIPVICDEQLVVEYYAR
- a CDS encoding DUF6167 family protein, giving the protein MFRRTFWFTAGAAAGVWATTKVNRKLKQLTPESLAARTADKAVEAGHRLKDFALDIKSGMAQREAELNDVLGIGESEVRELPAQRRLVAIETAQERYSKQQYPKHSYNRNEDH
- a CDS encoding replication-associated recombination protein A — translated: MEPDLFTAAAEDRQEKDPAGSPLAVRMRPRVLDEVVGQQHLLKQGSPLRRLVGEGAGGPAGPSSVILWGPPGTGKTTLAYVVSKATNKRFVELSAITAGVKEVRAVIDGARRAIGGFGKETVLFLDEIHRFSKAQQDSLLPAVENRWVTLIAATTENPYFSVISPLLSRSLLLTLEPLTDDDLRALIQRALVEERGLGSAVTLPSDAEAHLLRIAGGDARRALTALEAAAGSALAKSEQEITLQTVEETVDRAAVTYDKGGDQHYDVASALIKSIRGSDVDAALHYLARMIEAGEDPRFIARRLIISASEDIGLADPTALPTAVAAAQAVALIGFPEAALTLSHATIALALAPKSNSATTAIAAAMEDVRKGLAGPVPPHLRDGHYKGAAKLGHAQGYVYPHDVPGAIAPQQYAPDAVADRRYYEPTRYGAEARYADVVEKVRERLGRAGE
- a CDS encoding DUF2470 domain-containing protein, with amino-acid sequence MPSAAERTRTLVHSTCSAVLLVPGLTAARPEQLAADVRSVGPDGDVFLVLPADSPAVRAATHAQDDEVRAVLEITDVAPVSVPHRIRGRAWVSGWLTLVPGQAGPGRMMLRLEVGDACVDDLWGASSVDAEEFASAEPDPLVRHETELLQHLASAHGERVGLLCGLVEREDVARVTPLALDRFGLRVRFVRVDGHTFDARFDFPEPVHDITALRRALHRLFEVAAG
- a CDS encoding DUF948 domain-containing protein codes for the protein MSGGEVAGILVAVFWAILVSFLAVVLVRLAQTLKATTRLVADVTDQAIPLLADASTAVRSAQTQLARVDAIASDVQEVTSNASALSTTVASTFGGPLVKVAAFGYGVRRALGRKGAEPADPQARQGRRTVIVGRTVPSARRSKRKG
- a CDS encoding ATP-binding protein, whose amino-acid sequence is MRSHLPAELNRFVGRDRDLARLDRLLRDARMVTVTGVGGVGKTRLALRAAATAAEQERYCDGVRLVELSCLNDPGLLDHAVVEALGLADRTARAPRHLLLDHLAERELLLVVDGFEQLVDACAELVRELMRGCPGLRVLAAGRLPLRIDGEQVFTLAPLDDADALALFAERAAAARAGERPAEGHETAAAELCRRLDGIPLALELAAGRLGALSVEQLLRRLDDRFRLLTGGGRGALPRHRTLRTTIGWSHELCTAAQRLLWARLSVFAGTFDLEAVEYICVGADLPQEEVLDVLGELIDQSLVVREDGAGGVRYRLLDTVREYGAEWLAETGDAERLHRRHRDWYLGLATWCELDWFSPRQTEVATRVEGELPNLRAAMEFSLTSPEDTHLAQYLAGTLWFCWVGCGRLAEGRHWLTQVLDAESEHDSSRLKALWVLGYVAVLQGDAVAAIAALQECREEAELRGDVVAAAYAVHRSGCLALVTDDMPRAEELLRAALAGYEEVGELNSNVLMGQVEMAMAVGFRGRLDEAVAVCEQVVEVCDDHGERWTRAYAQYVLGYAAWVGGDPDGARRLLRETLSVSHAFHDLVGTVLTLEMLALVAVDTGDPVEAAVLQGAAERIWPSVGLPLFGSAYFYAAHVLCEERTRERLGDRAYEEHRRRGSRIEAGTAVARALGSGQEADGARELAPHQEAQPHDGTQPHDGAGHAEARRLPLRVERGDGGLKR